In Corallococcus soli, the sequence GGAGGAGGTCCAGATCATCCGCGCGGGGGTGGAGCCGTTCGGTGGGCGGAAGCGCTGCTTTTGGGGCGCGCGTCGTGCCCACCGGAAGGACCCCGGACTTCAGGCGGCCTTGGTCACCTTGCCCGCCTTGATGCAGCGGGTGCAGGCCAGAACGCGCTCGATGCTGCCACCGACGTTGGCCCGCAGCTTCTGCAGGTTCGGCAGGCTCCGCTTCTTGGTCTTGTTGTTCGCGTGGCTGACGTTGTTACCCACCAGCGGACGCTTCCCACAGAGGTCGCACTTCCACGCCATGACTGCTAACTCCTTGAAAACTGGGGCGTTCTACAACAGCCCATAAAAGAGCGGCGGAACCTACCAGAAACAGTCCGAAAATCCAGCCGGATCCGTGCCGGATGTCTACCCCTTGAGGGGATCCTTCTTCTTCAGCATGTCCTGCACCAGCTTCGCGGCCCGCATCCCCGCGAGCAGCTCGCCTTCCAGGCCCAGGCCGGGCAGCACCTCGCGGCCCGCCAGGATCACGTTCTTGGCCGGCGTGCGCTGCTTCAACCCCGTGACGCCCAGGAAGGCTTCCGCTTCGAAGCTGTAGAGGGGGTGGGGCATGAGGCGGCTGCCGCGCACTCCCCCGGCGTCCAGGTAGGGGGCCGACCGCAGCGCGCGGTGCTGCTTCGTGAAGGGCATCAGCCGGTCCAGGTGCTCGTCGATCTTCGTCGCCAGGGCCTGCAGGTGCTCCTCGCCCAGCTCGCGCGCGGAGGCCGGCACGAAGGCGCCCGCGCACACCACGCGCACGCCCTCCACGTCCTTGCCGCTGCCCGCCGAGGACGTGCGCGCCGGGTGCTGCTGCACGAGCAGCGGGCCCAGCTCCGGGTCCTGGGTGTCCACCAGCACCAGCTCGCCCAGGCCGCGCGGGAGCGCCGACTCCGGCACCACCCAGTTCACGGTGAAGAGCAGCGACCGGGTGTTGGACTGGTCCAGGTGCTCCAGGAGGCCCCGGTGGTGCTTCTTGTCCGTCACCAGCCGGCGGAGGGCCCCGGAGTCCGTGGCCGTCACCAGGCACGAGGCCCGGTAGAGCGTTTCCGAGCGCACCAGCTTCACGCCCGCGAACTTGCTGCCGTCGAACGCCAGCTCCTCGACGATGAAGCCCGCCGGGTTGTCGCGGCCCAGCACGTCCCCGCCCAGCTCCGCGAGCCGCCGGGTGAAGACGTCGCGCAGGGCGTCCATGCCGCCGGGGTAGGTGGAGGGGGCGGCGAGCACCTGGGACAGGGCCCGGGTGAGCGCCAGCGGCGCGGAGGGCTTCTCCAGGTGCACCACGAAGGGCAGCAGGCCGCGCACCAGCGACAGCGCGGGGTCCTCGCTGGCGAGCCGGGGCGTGGCCTCCAGGCCCGGGTGTTCCTTGATGAGCCCCTTGAGCTTCCAGCCCTCGAAGAAGCCGTCGGGCGGCAGTTGGGGGCCCGTCTTGAAGAAGGCGTCGG encodes:
- the rpmB gene encoding 50S ribosomal protein L28 is translated as MAWKCDLCGKRPLVGNNVSHANNKTKKRSLPNLQKLRANVGGSIERVLACTRCIKAGKVTKAA
- a CDS encoding NAD(P)-binding protein; translated protein: MSTSAAKLKLPSGPSRHVYDVIVLGSQVGGALAAALLAKRNHRVLLVEHDGMGPGYEHDGFLLPYAPFVAPPLKAMPAVEEALAELGISTAIGRALRPHTPELQLVLPRNRVDLTTDAARRRAELTREFGEAGEGIQGALSGSAAQHEATDAFFKTGPQLPPDGFFEGWKLKGLIKEHPGLEATPRLASEDPALSLVRGLLPFVVHLEKPSAPLALTRALSQVLAAPSTYPGGMDALRDVFTRRLAELGGDVLGRDNPAGFIVEELAFDGSKFAGVKLVRSETLYRASCLVTATDSGALRRLVTDKKHHRGLLEHLDQSNTRSLLFTVNWVVPESALPRGLGELVLVDTQDPELGPLLVQQHPARTSSAGSGKDVEGVRVVCAGAFVPASARELGEEHLQALATKIDEHLDRLMPFTKQHRALRSAPYLDAGGVRGSRLMPHPLYSFEAEAFLGVTGLKQRTPAKNVILAGREVLPGLGLEGELLAGMRAAKLVQDMLKKKDPLKG